A part of Brassica rapa cultivar Chiifu-401-42 chromosome A05, CAAS_Brap_v3.01, whole genome shotgun sequence genomic DNA contains:
- the LOC103867047 gene encoding exocyst complex component EXO70H1-like, whose translation MAKMAKTVTFSSFSSLSNLSSHPSFNSLPSFNSLPASQLNQTFSKSMMEEALESAESIIRKWDPNSQSYTKIISLFRHSRKEAKEFIRCVRDLRKAMHFLVSQDSKSDKLVLAQSLMQIGMSTLEKEFFQILSSNRDHLDPDSASGQSTISSNSEFEVYMENDDDEDDELKKASESISQVEKASALVMSDLKVIAETMISCGYGKECIKSYKLIRKSIVDEGLHLLGIEKVKTSQFHKMDWGVLEVMIKNWIKAAKIGVTTLFKGEKLLCDHVFSASLTIGQSCFNQIAKEAGLNLFTLPELVAHKEKKQHHHERIFKLMDLYAAISDLWPDIEMIFSFDSLASVKTLVLSTLKKLKDSIHTCLKEFETTIHKDSSKELSPEGGVHNLTRTTMSFISSLSEYSRVLSEILAEHPLKRNSRLLESYFTAPILEDEHVNNQACSVHIAWLILVFLCKLDTKAESYNDVSLSYIFLVNNMQFVVDTVRSSQLKNLIGDDWLTKHEAKLKSYAEKYEKAAWTNVFVSLPAKKSAKLLPEEATTCLKRFHAAFAGAYLKQSSCVIVDAKLRDELKVSIARKLVPEYREFYEKYLPMLRQDRNIEMLVSFKPDNLENYLSDLFHGTPMLGGSSRSAASASLSSPSCFSIRCVKH comes from the coding sequence ATGGCGAAAATGGCTAAAACTGTTACATtctcttccttttcttctttATCAAACCTTTCATCTCATCCTTCTTTCAATTCTCTTCCTTCTTTCAATTCTCTTCCAGCTTCTCAACTCAACCAAACCTTTTCTAAGTCCATGATGGAGGAAGCCTTAGAGTCCGCAGAGTCAATCATCAGGAAATGGGATCCTAACTCACAGTCCTACACAAAGATCATCTCTCTGTTCAGACACAGCAGAAAAGAAGCCAAAGAATTCATCAGATGCGTCCGTGACTTACGCAAGGCCATGCACTTTCTTGTCTCTCAAGACTCCAAATCCGACAAGCTTGTCCTTGCGCAGAGCCTGATGCAGATCGGCATGTCCACGCTGGAGAAAGAGTTCTTCCAGATACTGTCTTCTAACCGAGACCATCTTGATCCTGATTCAGCCTCTGGTCAGTCCACAATATCTAGCAACTCAGAGTTCGAAGTTTACATggaaaatgatgatgatgaagatgatgagctGAAGAAGGCTAGTGAATCCATCTCACAGGTGGAGAAAGCCTCAGCTCTGGTGATGTCTGACCTAAAAGTCATAGCAGAGACTATGATTAGTTGTGGTTATGGTAAAGAGTGCATAAAAAGCTATAAGTTGATCAGAAAGTCTATTGTTGATGAAGGGCTACACTTACTAGGGATCGAGAAAGTCAAGACGTCTCAGTTTCACAAAATGGACTGGGGAGTCCTCGAGGTTATGATCAAGAACTGGATCAAAGCTGCAAAGATTGGAGTCACAACACTCTTCAAAGGAGAGAAGCTTCTCTGCGACCATGTCTTCTCTGCATCCCTCACGATAGGACAGTCTTGCTTTAACCAGATAGCAAAGGAAGCAGGTCTCAATCTCTTCACGTTGCCGGAGTTGGTAGCCCACAAGGAGAAGAAACAACACCACCATGAGAGGATCTTTAAGCTGATGGATCTTTATGCAGCTATCTCTGACCTTTGGCCAGACATAGAAATGATATTCAGCTTTGATTCATTAGCTTCTGTGAAGACTCTTGTCCTCTCAACACTCAAGAAACTCAAGGACTCTATCCACACGTGTCTCAAGGAGTTCGAGACGACGATACATAAAGATTCTTCTAAAGAACTTTCCCCTGAAGGAGGGGTTCACAATCTGACTCGGACAACGATGAGTTTCATATCATCGTTGTCCGAATACAGCCGTGTGTTGTCTGAGATTCTTGCAGAGCATCCTCTTAAGAGAAACTCTCGCTTGCTAGAATCTTATTTCACGGCTCCCATTTTGGAAGATGAACACGTCAACAACCAAGCCTGCTCGGTCCATATTGCTTGGCTCATACTTGTTTTCCTATGCAAGCTAGACACCAAAGCAGAGAGTTACAATGATGTGTCTCTCTCTTACATCTTCCTTGTGAACAACATGCAGTTTGTGGTTGATACAGTTCGTTCAAGTCAACTCAAGAACCTCATAGGAGACGATTGGCTCACTAAGCACGAGGCAAAACTCAAAAGCTATGCTGAAAAGTACGAGAAAGCAGCTTGGACTAATGTTTTTGTATCATTACCTGCAAAAAAAAGTGCCAAGCTATTACCAGAGGAGGCCACTACATGTTTGAAGAGGTTTCACGCAGCATTCGCAGGAGCATACTTGAAACAATCATCATGTGTTATAGTGGATGCTAAGCTTAGGGACGAGCTTAAGGTTTCTATAGCGAGGAAACTTGTACCGGAGTACAGAGAGTTTTACGAGAAGTACTTGCCAATGCTGAGGCAGGACAGAAACATAGAGATGTTGGTGAGTTTTAAGCCTGATAACTTGGAGAATTATCTCTCGGATCTTTTCCATGGAACACCAATGCTCGGTGGCTCTTCTCGTTCTGctgcttctgcttctttgtcTTCTCCATCTTGTTTCTCAATAAGATGTGTAAAACACTAA